The ANME-2 cluster archaeon DNA segment ATGAGATGGGGCAGCAGGATGCCGTTGCTGATATTGTGGGTGCAGTGTCGGCGTTCCATAATCTGGAACTATCTGGATCCCGGGTACTGTGCATGCCCGTTTCTGTGGGCGGTGGGTATGTTGACACTGCGCACGGACTGCTGCCGGTACCTGCCCCGGCAACGCTTTTTATACTGGATTTATCGAACCTGGTGTGGCGCGGGGGGCCGGTAGAGCACGAACTGCTTACACCGACAGGTGCAGCCATACTGGCGTACCTGGTCAAAAAGTATGGTTCACCTTGCTCAGAATATCCTCAGATGACCTCGTCTGTTACAGGATACGGAGCAGGTTCGAAAGATACTGGTATGCCCAATGTGCTGCGCTTAGTGCTGGGCGAGCTTGATGCCGGGCTGATTATTGACCATGTGGAGATGCTGGAGACCAATGTTGATGATGTTACCGGGGAAGTAATGGGATACCTTATACAGGAACTGATGGATGATGGTGCACTGGACGTCTCAGTGATACCTGCCACTATGAAGAAGGGAAGAAGTGGATTTTTGATCAAGGTGGTCTGCAGGTCTGAAGATACGAACAGGCTGGCGCATAAGATCATTGCAGTGACCGGAAGCCTGGGGGTACGGCTGATCCCTGTCAGGCACAGGCTTACTGCACTGCGCAGGATGATGGATATAGAGATACAGGCAGCGGGCAGGCCATACCAGGTACCGGTGAAGGTGGGGTGTGACAACAAAGGGAATGTTCTTAACATTTCTGCAGAATTCGAGGATTGCAGGCGCATCGCACAGAAGACAGGGTTGCAGGTGAAGGACCTGATGCGCAGGGCAGAAGAGGCGGCAAGGATTCACCTTGATACAGAATAGAACAATTTAACAATACTGTTGACCTTTGGTTGCGACATATGAGAGATAAGGGCGAGACCAAACACGATATCCTGGATAGACTTGAAAGTTACAGGGCCAGGGATTTTTCCTATGACCGGGTGTTAAGTGCCATGTGCACCCGTCCGCATTCAATCGCAGTTGCTGCTCATGAAATGTTCATCGAGACCAACCTGGGTGATGCAGGGCTGTTCCCTGGCACACATGAACTGGAATGTAAGGTAGTCAGGATGCTGGGTGGTATTCTGGGTGACCCATCAGTGCATGGCTATATTACTACCGGCGGCACGGAATCCAATATACAGGCCATGCGGGCTGCCAGGAATTCGGGAATGAGTACAAAGCCTAATATTGTGGTGCCCGAGTCAGCACATTTCTCATTCGATAAAATAGCTGACCTTTTGAAGTTGGAACTGCGTAAGGCAGAACTTGATAACAGCTTCAGGGTGGACCCGGGGTCGGTGGAGTCGCTGATCGATGACAATACAGTTGCAATTGTGGGTATAGCAGGTACTACCGAATTCGGGCAGATCGATCCCATTAAGGAACTTTCAGACATAGCTGTGGAGAGGAAACTGTTTATGCATGTGGATGCGGCATTCGGGGCCTTTGTGATCCCCTTCCTTGGCAGGGAATATGATTTTGATTTCAGGTTGCCTGGAGTATCTTCCATGACAGCCGACCCCCATAAGATGGGACTGTGCACCATTCCGGCAGGTGGACTACTGTTCAGGGACCAAAACCACCTGGAAGGGCTGCAAACAAGGACGCACTACCTGACCATCGATACCCAGCATTCCCTGAGCGGGACCCGCAGCGGGGCAGTGGTTGCAGCTTCATAT contains these protein-coding regions:
- the larC gene encoding nickel pincer cofactor biosynthesis protein LarC, which produces MTSRVLVLDPFSGASGDMFIGSLLGLGANKKLVKEAMELAADVTVSILEVKQGLLSAIKVEVLQHSDTRQTYARMVEQIESAGLPWHVEQDVLGILELMGKAESGVHGTPLDELHLHEMGQQDAVADIVGAVSAFHNLELSGSRVLCMPVSVGGGYVDTAHGLLPVPAPATLFILDLSNLVWRGGPVEHELLTPTGAAILAYLVKKYGSPCSEYPQMTSSVTGYGAGSKDTGMPNVLRLVLGELDAGLIIDHVEMLETNVDDVTGEVMGYLIQELMDDGALDVSVIPATMKKGRSGFLIKVVCRSEDTNRLAHKIIAVTGSLGVRLIPVRHRLTALRRMMDIEIQAAGRPYQVPVKVGCDNKGNVLNISAEFEDCRRIAQKTGLQVKDLMRRAEEAARIHLDTE
- the mfnA gene encoding tyrosine decarboxylase MfnA, encoding MRDKGETKHDILDRLESYRARDFSYDRVLSAMCTRPHSIAVAAHEMFIETNLGDAGLFPGTHELECKVVRMLGGILGDPSVHGYITTGGTESNIQAMRAARNSGMSTKPNIVVPESAHFSFDKIADLLKLELRKAELDNSFRVDPGSVESLIDDNTVAIVGIAGTTEFGQIDPIKELSDIAVERKLFMHVDAAFGAFVIPFLGREYDFDFRLPGVSSMTADPHKMGLCTIPAGGLLFRDQNHLEGLQTRTHYLTIDTQHSLSGTRSGAVVAASYAVMRHLGMEGYRRMMDYCMGLTRRLVERARGFGVEPLVEPVMNVVVLDVGDTAAVRQSLAKKGWSTSITRDPMGMRLVLMPHLTESAMDEFLDDLEGICG